In one Pseudarthrobacter oxydans genomic region, the following are encoded:
- a CDS encoding SGNH/GDSL hydrolase family protein has translation MRNALAAAARYRRRTVAAAVAVIAVAGALVLSGCALPATSGEGPALVDAAPAVSRVLNPGNGRLEAVVPEIGRTVLLIGDSQSEPADGWPRLGLAAAGYRVYFCGRGGTGFVTSKGATGNYIDALLRGDWLLPAGTPALIVVQGGGNDATSGASDSDIVANAERLIGELQRRYPGTRLAMIGTLARGEGHGGGRRSEVDALLGSVAADHGLPFVAVGDWLTKYGLVQDLADSVHMNPGGRRALGTLLERRLRELGLERTPTADVAPLLDARTGGAGAGQD, from the coding sequence ATGCGAAATGCCTTGGCCGCTGCGGCCCGGTACCGCCGCCGTACCGTCGCGGCCGCCGTTGCGGTTATCGCCGTGGCAGGCGCCCTTGTCCTCTCCGGCTGCGCCCTGCCCGCCACGTCCGGCGAGGGTCCGGCCCTGGTGGACGCGGCGCCTGCCGTTTCGCGTGTCCTCAACCCCGGCAACGGCCGGCTTGAGGCGGTGGTCCCGGAGATCGGCAGGACCGTCCTCCTGATCGGCGATTCACAATCGGAGCCGGCCGACGGCTGGCCGCGGCTGGGCCTGGCCGCGGCGGGATACCGGGTGTACTTCTGCGGCAGGGGCGGCACCGGTTTTGTCACGTCGAAGGGTGCCACGGGCAACTACATCGATGCGCTCCTGCGCGGCGACTGGCTGCTCCCGGCCGGCACGCCCGCGCTGATCGTGGTGCAGGGCGGCGGCAACGATGCCACCAGCGGAGCCAGTGACAGCGACATCGTTGCCAACGCTGAGCGGCTGATCGGGGAGCTCCAAAGGCGGTACCCGGGCACGCGCCTGGCGATGATCGGGACTCTGGCCCGCGGCGAAGGCCATGGCGGAGGCCGGCGAAGCGAGGTGGACGCCCTGCTGGGATCCGTGGCGGCGGACCACGGCCTGCCCTTTGTAGCCGTGGGTGACTGGCTGACCAAATACGGCCTGGTCCAGGATCTCGCGGACTCCGTGCACATGAACCCGGGGGGCCGCCGGGCGCTGGGTACGCTCCTTGAGCGCCGCCTCCGCGAACTGGGCCTGGAGCGAACGCCGACGGCGGACGTTGCCCCGCTCCTGGATGCCCGCACCGGAGGCGCAGGCGCGGGCCAGGACTGA
- a CDS encoding ABC transporter ATP-binding protein: MTTPQIRIDEAGATGVQPLLEIRDLAITFKTGGGDIQAVRNAHLSIMPGETVAIVGESGSGKSTTALAAIGLLPNNGRVSGGQILLDGEDIAHATEQRMIELRGNTIGMVPQDPMSNLNPVWKIGYQVKETLRANGRPSGPEDIAKVLAEAGLPDAHRRANQYPHEFSGGMRQRALIAIGLSCQPRLLIADEPTSALDVTVQRQILDHLDTMTTELGTSVLLITHDLGLAAERADKVVVMYQGQVVEAGPSLELLRNPRHPYTKRLVESAPSLASRRIQAAKEQGVETADLLAPAAEAATADNVLQIQDLRKVYKLRQGFGRASDFAAVDGVSFDVKRGTTTAIVGESGSGKSTVAKMVLQLEKPTEGRILFDGVETSGLKPAELFKFRRRVQPIFQDPYGSLDPMYNIFRTIEEPLRVHKIGDKASREKKVRELLDQVALPQSAMQRYPNELSGGQRQRVAIARALALDPEVIICDEAVSALDVLVQAQVLNLLADLQSKLGLTYLFITHDLAVVRQIADHVCVMEKGRLVETGSTDDVFESPQQEYTKALLNAIPGAKLMLPPEVA, from the coding sequence ATGACCACTCCACAAATCCGCATCGACGAGGCCGGCGCCACCGGCGTCCAGCCGCTGCTGGAAATCCGCGACCTGGCCATTACGTTCAAGACCGGCGGCGGGGACATCCAGGCAGTCCGGAATGCGCACCTGAGCATCATGCCCGGTGAGACCGTCGCCATCGTGGGGGAGTCGGGTTCCGGCAAGTCCACGACGGCGCTGGCGGCCATCGGGCTGCTGCCCAATAACGGCCGTGTGTCCGGTGGCCAGATCCTGCTGGACGGTGAGGACATTGCCCACGCCACCGAGCAGCGGATGATCGAACTGCGCGGCAACACCATCGGCATGGTGCCGCAGGATCCCATGTCCAACCTCAACCCCGTCTGGAAAATCGGCTACCAGGTCAAGGAGACCCTGCGCGCCAACGGCAGGCCGAGCGGGCCGGAGGACATTGCCAAGGTACTTGCCGAAGCCGGCCTCCCGGATGCGCACAGGCGTGCCAACCAGTATCCGCATGAGTTCTCCGGCGGTATGCGGCAGCGCGCCCTCATTGCCATCGGCCTCTCCTGCCAGCCGCGGCTGCTCATTGCCGACGAGCCGACTTCGGCGCTGGATGTGACCGTGCAGCGGCAGATCCTCGACCATCTGGACACCATGACCACGGAACTGGGCACGTCGGTACTGCTGATCACGCACGACCTGGGCCTGGCTGCGGAACGGGCGGACAAGGTCGTGGTGATGTACCAGGGACAGGTCGTGGAAGCAGGGCCCTCCCTGGAACTGCTGCGAAACCCCCGGCACCCTTACACCAAGAGGCTTGTCGAATCCGCACCTTCCCTCGCCAGCCGGCGGATCCAGGCTGCCAAGGAACAGGGCGTGGAAACGGCCGATCTCCTGGCCCCGGCCGCAGAGGCGGCAACGGCAGACAATGTCCTGCAGATCCAGGACCTGCGCAAGGTCTACAAGCTCCGGCAGGGTTTCGGGAGAGCTTCGGACTTCGCCGCCGTTGACGGTGTGAGCTTCGACGTCAAACGCGGAACCACGACGGCGATCGTGGGGGAATCGGGTTCCGGCAAGTCCACAGTGGCCAAGATGGTGCTCCAGCTGGAGAAGCCGACCGAGGGCAGGATTCTGTTCGATGGCGTGGAGACGTCAGGTCTGAAGCCGGCGGAACTCTTCAAGTTCCGCCGCCGGGTCCAGCCCATTTTCCAGGATCCATACGGTTCCCTGGACCCCATGTACAACATCTTCCGCACTATTGAAGAACCGTTGCGCGTCCACAAGATCGGCGACAAAGCCAGCCGTGAGAAAAAGGTCCGGGAACTCCTGGACCAGGTGGCCCTTCCGCAGTCGGCCATGCAGCGCTACCCCAACGAGCTGTCCGGCGGCCAGCGGCAGCGCGTGGCCATCGCCCGTGCACTGGCGCTGGATCCGGAAGTGATCATCTGTGACGAAGCGGTGTCCGCCCTCGACGTCCTGGTCCAGGCGCAGGTGCTGAACCTGCTGGCGGACCTGCAATCCAAACTCGGACTGACGTACCTCTTCATCACGCACGACCTTGCGGTGGTGCGCCAGATCGCGGACCACGTCTGTGTCATGGAAAAGGGGCGGCTGGTGGAGACCGGATCCACGGACGACGTCTTCGAATCGCCGCAGCAGGAGTACACCAAGGCCCTGCTCAATGCCATTCCCGGTGCCAAGCTGATGTTGCCGCCGGAAGTGGCCTAG
- a CDS encoding ABC transporter permease: MTSNNSHFVAPIDETPLLATDAVKTDQAPLSLWSDAWRKLRRRPLFIISALLIVMLTVIALFPGLFTSVAPNEGCELANSEGGPMAGHPFGFTFQGCDVYSRVIHGTQASLSVGLLSVLCVLVIGVTIGALAGYYGGWIDAVLARLGDIFFALPLILGALVITQLPMFRENRGVWTVVFVISLLAWPQMARITRGAVIEVRNADFVTAARALGVSKFGALVRHVLPNALAPIIVLATLELGVFIVAEATLSFLGIGLPQSIMSWGNDIAGAQASIRTRPEIMLYPAAALSITVLSFIMLGDAVRDALDPKSRQR; encoded by the coding sequence ATGACCAGTAATAACAGCCACTTTGTGGCGCCCATCGACGAAACCCCGTTGCTGGCAACGGATGCCGTAAAGACTGACCAGGCCCCGCTCAGCCTGTGGTCCGACGCCTGGCGCAAGCTCCGCCGTCGTCCGCTGTTCATCATTTCCGCGCTGCTGATCGTGATGCTGACCGTGATAGCGCTGTTCCCCGGACTCTTTACCTCCGTGGCTCCCAACGAGGGCTGCGAACTGGCCAATTCCGAGGGCGGACCCATGGCCGGCCACCCCTTTGGTTTCACTTTCCAGGGCTGCGACGTGTACTCCCGCGTCATCCACGGGACCCAGGCCTCGCTGTCAGTGGGCCTTCTCTCCGTGCTGTGCGTCCTGGTCATCGGTGTCACCATCGGTGCCCTGGCCGGTTACTACGGCGGCTGGATTGACGCCGTGCTCGCACGCCTGGGTGACATCTTCTTCGCCCTGCCGCTGATCCTTGGCGCGCTGGTCATCACCCAGCTTCCCATGTTCCGCGAGAACAGGGGCGTCTGGACGGTGGTCTTTGTCATCTCGCTGCTGGCGTGGCCGCAGATGGCACGCATCACGCGCGGTGCCGTCATTGAGGTACGCAACGCTGACTTCGTCACTGCGGCGCGGGCCCTGGGCGTCTCCAAATTCGGGGCCCTTGTGCGGCACGTACTGCCGAACGCCCTCGCGCCGATCATCGTCCTTGCCACGCTGGAACTCGGCGTGTTCATCGTGGCAGAAGCCACGCTGTCCTTCCTGGGTATCGGCCTGCCGCAAAGCATCATGTCCTGGGGCAATGACATCGCCGGCGCCCAGGCGTCCATTCGAACCAGGCCGGAAATCATGCTGTATCCGGCCGCGGCCCTGTCCATCACGGTCCTGAGCTTCATCATGCTGGGCGATGCTGTACGTGACGCCCTCGATCCCAAGAGCCGTCAGCGATGA
- a CDS encoding ABC transporter permease encodes MVRFILRRLLQVIPVFIGTTLLVYYMVFALPGDPIAALFGDRQPPQAVIDTLRSQYHLDEPFWVQYGLFLKNLFTFNLGNDFTGQPIAASLARVFPVTAMLAVEALAIQAIFGVAFGVFAGLRRGGWFDSTVLVASLVVIAVPTFVLGFVFQLVFGVKLGWAKPTVGANADWGSLLLPAIVLGLVSFAYVLRLTRASVSENMNADYVRTATAKGLSRPRVVLAHILRNSLIPVVTYLGANLGGLMGGAIVTEGIFNVPGVGNKLYQAVLRSEGPTIVSIVSVLVLVFVVANLLVDLLYAWLDPRIRYDQ; translated from the coding sequence GTGGTCCGCTTTATTCTGCGCCGACTCCTTCAAGTGATCCCCGTCTTCATCGGCACCACCCTTTTGGTCTATTACATGGTGTTCGCCCTCCCGGGTGACCCTATCGCTGCGCTTTTCGGGGACCGTCAGCCTCCGCAGGCCGTCATCGACACGCTGCGCAGCCAGTACCACCTTGATGAGCCGTTCTGGGTCCAGTACGGCCTGTTCCTCAAGAACCTCTTTACGTTCAACCTTGGCAACGACTTCACCGGCCAGCCCATTGCGGCAAGCCTGGCCCGCGTCTTCCCGGTCACCGCGATGCTGGCCGTTGAGGCTTTGGCCATCCAGGCGATCTTCGGCGTGGCATTCGGTGTTTTCGCAGGCCTGCGCCGCGGCGGCTGGTTCGACTCCACCGTCCTGGTGGCGTCGCTCGTGGTCATCGCCGTGCCCACATTCGTCCTGGGCTTCGTCTTCCAGCTCGTCTTCGGCGTCAAGCTCGGATGGGCGAAACCCACCGTCGGCGCCAACGCCGACTGGGGGAGCCTGCTGCTGCCCGCCATTGTCCTGGGCCTGGTGTCCTTCGCTTATGTCCTCCGCCTCACCCGCGCCTCGGTCAGCGAAAACATGAATGCCGACTACGTGCGCACTGCAACTGCCAAGGGCCTGTCGCGGCCCCGCGTGGTCCTGGCCCATATCCTGCGCAACTCCCTGATTCCCGTGGTGACCTACCTCGGTGCCAACCTCGGCGGCCTCATGGGTGGCGCGATCGTGACGGAGGGTATCTTCAACGTGCCCGGCGTCGGCAACAAGCTCTACCAGGCGGTCCTCCGCAGCGAGGGTCCCACCATCGTTTCCATCGTCAGCGTGCTGGTGCTGGTCTTCGTAGTGGCCAACCTGCTTGTCGATCTCCTTTACGCCTGGCTTGACCCGAGGATCCGCTATGACCAGTAA
- a CDS encoding ABC transporter substrate-binding protein yields the protein MRFTRTSKALGIVAIAALALTGCGAGGGSTDGASNAAGDPNKVITAYSNEPQNPLLPANTNEVYGGRVVELLFEGLRTYDADGKPVNALAESIESPDAQNWTIKIKQGQKFTNGEEITAKTFVDSWNFAANSKNLQNNGFFFESIAGYEEVSAVTKEKSADGKTTTTPAPTAETMSGLEAKDDSTLTVKLAQPEADWSLRLGYSAFFPLPSAALADPKAFGENPVGNGPYKMEKEGAWVHDQSISLVKNPDYSGPRESKNGGVTFKFYTDPGPAYTDLQSDNLDVTDVLPSNALKTYVSDFPDRNATKPVATNSTLNIPGYNPNFQGEAGKLRRQALSYAINREEIAKVVFNGTRTPAKAFAPPVIDGFKEGLKGSEVLKFDAAKAKDLWAQADKIQPYDNSKPLQIASNTDGGNKEWIDAVANGFKNNLGIQAEIQPFAKFAEVLNLRKSQSLPGLSRAGWQGDYPSLYNFLGPVWATGASSNYEKYSNPEFDKLLKEGLAAKTTDEANAKFNAAQEILFEDLPGLPLWDQARPIVWSNNVAKAETGWNGSILYYGITAK from the coding sequence ATGCGTTTTACGCGCACTTCCAAAGCACTGGGCATAGTGGCAATAGCCGCGCTTGCCCTGACCGGCTGCGGCGCTGGAGGCGGCAGCACTGACGGAGCCAGCAACGCCGCCGGCGACCCGAACAAGGTCATCACTGCCTACAGCAACGAACCACAAAATCCGTTGCTGCCGGCGAACACGAACGAAGTCTACGGCGGCCGCGTCGTCGAGCTTCTGTTCGAAGGCCTGCGGACCTACGACGCTGATGGCAAGCCGGTGAACGCGCTGGCAGAATCCATCGAGTCGCCTGATGCCCAGAACTGGACCATCAAGATCAAGCAGGGCCAGAAGTTCACGAACGGTGAAGAGATCACGGCCAAGACGTTCGTGGATTCCTGGAACTTCGCGGCGAACTCGAAGAACCTGCAGAACAACGGGTTCTTCTTTGAATCCATCGCCGGCTATGAGGAAGTCTCGGCGGTTACCAAAGAGAAGTCTGCGGACGGCAAGACCACCACCACTCCCGCACCCACCGCGGAAACCATGTCCGGCCTCGAAGCCAAGGACGACTCCACCCTTACCGTCAAGCTGGCCCAGCCCGAAGCTGACTGGTCCTTGCGACTCGGCTACTCCGCCTTCTTCCCGCTTCCCTCCGCTGCGCTGGCAGACCCGAAGGCATTCGGCGAGAACCCGGTAGGCAACGGCCCGTACAAGATGGAGAAAGAAGGCGCCTGGGTTCACGACCAGTCCATCTCCCTCGTGAAGAACCCGGACTACAGCGGTCCCCGCGAGTCGAAGAACGGTGGCGTGACGTTCAAGTTCTACACGGATCCGGGCCCCGCGTACACCGACCTGCAGTCGGACAACCTGGACGTAACCGACGTCCTCCCGTCGAATGCGCTTAAGACGTACGTTTCGGACTTCCCGGACCGCAATGCCACCAAGCCCGTTGCCACCAACTCCACCCTGAACATCCCGGGTTACAACCCGAACTTCCAGGGTGAAGCCGGCAAGCTCCGCCGCCAGGCACTCTCCTACGCCATCAACCGCGAGGAGATCGCCAAGGTTGTCTTCAACGGCACCCGCACCCCGGCCAAGGCATTCGCCCCGCCGGTCATTGACGGATTCAAGGAAGGCCTCAAGGGCAGCGAAGTCCTGAAGTTCGACGCCGCAAAGGCCAAGGACCTCTGGGCACAGGCTGACAAGATCCAGCCGTACGACAATTCCAAGCCGCTGCAGATTGCATCCAACACCGATGGCGGCAACAAGGAATGGATCGACGCCGTAGCTAACGGCTTCAAGAACAACCTGGGAATCCAGGCTGAAATCCAGCCCTTCGCCAAGTTTGCTGAGGTCCTGAACCTGCGCAAGTCCCAGTCCCTCCCGGGCCTGAGCCGCGCCGGCTGGCAGGGCGACTACCCGTCGCTCTACAACTTCCTGGGGCCGGTCTGGGCCACGGGCGCATCCTCCAACTACGAGAAGTACTCGAACCCCGAGTTCGACAAGCTGCTCAAGGAGGGCCTGGCAGCCAAGACCACGGATGAGGCCAACGCCAAGTTCAACGCGGCACAGGAGATCCTCTTCGAGGACCTTCCCGGCCTGCCGCTCTGGGACCAGGCACGGCCGATCGTGTGGAGCAACAACGTCGCCAAGGCTGAAACCGGCTGGAACGGCAGCATCCTTTACTACGGCATCACCGCAAAGTAG
- a CDS encoding ABC transporter family substrate-binding protein, protein MPVRRLMQYITAAVAAAMVLSGCSGSQGSAPVVVGEAKRGGSVTVAEVNAFSSFNPYSADGNTDINSKIGHITHSGFYYLDDAAKVVRNEKFGRFEKVSDQPLKVRYTVNEGVTWSDGEAIDAGDLLLSWAAGSGYFDDADPLAGTGTKYFSTASDTSGLAGTVLPEIGADGRSITLEYTVPFADWEVAFDVGLPAHVVAAKGGLNDEEDLIDLIRNSPRGDEEKPALNAPLKQVSDFWNSGFDSKGLPGDPAVFLSSGPYIVREIIPEVSMKLVRNRDYVWGQEPWLDEINVRFTGSVPTAVDALRNSQADIISPQPSADTEELLAGLAGQGITIERYNQSGYDHLDLNFSGPFLDDNVRRAFLKAVPRQAIVDAVVGDLLPDAKPLDSHVFLPAQPKYNDTVKNNGSADYAEVDIEGAKALLEGETPTVRILYNRDNPNRAKAFALIRDSAARAGFQVVDGGQASADWARSLGGGGYDAALLGWIGTGAGVSRVPQIFRTGAGSNFNGFSDGDADKAMEQLAGTTDLGKQDELLAEIDRQIWESAYGLPLYQTIGTTAFNARVAGVKTSSGPLGIWWNVWDWRLANPS, encoded by the coding sequence ATGCCGGTCAGGCGTCTGATGCAGTACATCACCGCGGCGGTCGCGGCTGCCATGGTCCTGTCGGGCTGCTCCGGCAGTCAAGGCAGCGCACCCGTGGTGGTGGGGGAGGCCAAACGCGGCGGCAGCGTCACCGTCGCTGAGGTCAACGCCTTCTCGTCCTTCAACCCGTACAGTGCGGACGGGAACACCGATATCAACTCCAAAATCGGCCACATCACCCATTCGGGCTTCTACTACCTCGATGATGCCGCCAAGGTGGTGCGGAACGAAAAGTTTGGGCGCTTCGAGAAGGTTTCGGACCAGCCGCTCAAGGTGCGGTATACCGTCAACGAGGGCGTCACGTGGTCCGACGGCGAAGCGATCGACGCCGGCGACCTCCTTCTCAGCTGGGCCGCGGGTTCGGGGTATTTTGACGATGCCGACCCCCTGGCGGGGACGGGCACCAAATACTTTTCCACTGCCTCCGACACCAGCGGCCTCGCCGGCACCGTGCTCCCCGAAATCGGGGCGGACGGCCGGTCCATCACCCTGGAGTACACCGTGCCCTTCGCCGACTGGGAAGTGGCGTTCGACGTCGGACTGCCGGCGCACGTGGTTGCAGCCAAAGGTGGCCTCAACGACGAAGAAGACCTGATCGACCTGATCAGGAACTCACCGCGCGGGGACGAGGAAAAGCCGGCCCTGAACGCACCGCTGAAGCAGGTCAGCGACTTCTGGAACTCCGGATTCGACTCCAAGGGCCTTCCCGGGGATCCTGCCGTGTTCCTTTCCAGCGGCCCGTACATCGTGCGTGAGATCATCCCGGAAGTCTCCATGAAACTCGTCCGGAACCGTGACTACGTCTGGGGGCAGGAACCATGGCTGGATGAAATCAACGTGCGCTTCACCGGCTCCGTTCCTACGGCAGTCGATGCGCTCCGGAACAGCCAGGCCGACATCATTTCCCCGCAGCCTTCCGCCGACACCGAGGAGCTCCTTGCAGGACTGGCTGGCCAGGGCATCACCATTGAACGGTACAACCAGTCCGGCTACGACCACCTGGACCTCAACTTCTCCGGGCCTTTCCTGGACGACAACGTCCGCCGCGCGTTTCTCAAAGCGGTTCCCCGGCAGGCCATCGTCGACGCCGTGGTGGGGGACCTGCTGCCGGACGCGAAGCCCTTGGATTCCCACGTTTTCCTGCCTGCCCAGCCCAAGTACAACGACACCGTGAAGAACAACGGCTCGGCCGATTACGCCGAAGTCGACATCGAAGGGGCGAAGGCGCTCCTGGAGGGCGAAACCCCCACCGTCCGGATCCTGTACAACCGCGACAACCCCAACCGCGCGAAAGCGTTTGCCCTGATCCGCGACTCGGCAGCGCGGGCAGGGTTCCAGGTGGTTGACGGCGGGCAGGCAAGTGCGGACTGGGCACGGTCACTCGGGGGCGGGGGTTACGATGCCGCGCTGCTCGGATGGATCGGCACGGGTGCAGGCGTCAGCCGTGTCCCCCAAATCTTCCGCACCGGCGCGGGCAGCAACTTCAACGGTTTCTCCGACGGCGACGCGGACAAGGCGATGGAGCAGCTTGCCGGAACAACCGATCTGGGCAAGCAGGATGAACTCCTGGCGGAGATCGACAGGCAGATCTGGGAGAGCGCCTATGGTCTCCCGCTGTACCAGACGATTGGTACCACTGCCTTCAACGCCCGGGTTGCCGGCGTCAAGACCAGTTCAGGTCCGTTGGGCATCTGGTGGAACGTGTGGGATTGGCGGCTGGCCAACCCGTCATGA
- the ychF gene encoding redox-regulated ATPase YchF yields MALTIGIVGLPNVGKSTLFNALTRNQVLAANYPFATIEPNVGVVNLPDPRLQKLADIFGSQRLLPAPVSFVDIAGIVKGASEGEGLGNKFLANIREAEAIAQVVRVFDDPDVIHVDGKVDPRSDMETINTELILADLQTIENAIPRIEKEVKIKKREAAELAAIKAAQVVLERGDTIFSSIKSDKLEMEHLKELGLLTAKPFIYVFNADEAILGSPEKQEELRAMVAPADAVFLDAKLEADLVELDEEEAREMLEMNGQDESGLDQLARVGFHTLGLQTYLTAGPKETRAWTIRQGDTAPQAAGVIHSDFQRGFIKAEVVSFNDLIEAGSMAEAKARGKVRIEGKEYVMADGDVVEFRFNV; encoded by the coding sequence GTGGCTCTTACTATTGGCATCGTCGGACTGCCCAACGTCGGCAAATCAACTCTCTTCAACGCACTCACCCGCAACCAGGTCCTGGCCGCGAACTACCCGTTCGCCACCATCGAACCCAACGTCGGCGTCGTGAACCTGCCCGACCCCCGCCTTCAGAAGCTGGCCGATATCTTCGGCTCGCAGCGTCTGCTGCCCGCGCCGGTGTCCTTCGTGGACATTGCCGGCATCGTCAAGGGCGCGTCCGAGGGTGAGGGCCTCGGTAACAAGTTCCTGGCCAACATCCGCGAGGCCGAAGCTATCGCCCAGGTGGTGCGCGTGTTCGATGACCCGGATGTCATCCACGTGGACGGCAAGGTGGACCCCCGTTCCGACATGGAAACCATCAACACCGAACTGATCCTCGCCGATCTGCAGACCATCGAGAACGCCATTCCGCGGATCGAAAAGGAAGTCAAGATCAAGAAGCGGGAGGCTGCCGAGCTTGCCGCCATCAAGGCGGCCCAGGTGGTCCTGGAGCGCGGCGACACCATTTTCTCTTCGATTAAGAGCGACAAGCTGGAAATGGAACACCTCAAGGAGCTCGGCCTCCTGACGGCCAAGCCGTTCATTTACGTCTTCAACGCCGACGAAGCCATCCTGGGCAGCCCGGAAAAGCAGGAAGAACTGCGGGCCATGGTTGCCCCGGCCGACGCCGTTTTCCTTGACGCCAAGCTCGAAGCCGACCTCGTGGAGCTCGATGAGGAAGAGGCCCGCGAAATGCTGGAAATGAACGGCCAGGACGAATCCGGCCTGGACCAGTTGGCGCGCGTCGGGTTCCACACCCTGGGATTGCAGACCTACCTCACGGCAGGCCCCAAGGAAACCCGTGCCTGGACCATCCGCCAGGGGGATACTGCACCGCAGGCAGCAGGGGTAATCCACTCCGACTTCCAGCGCGGATTCATCAAGGCCGAGGTGGTGTCCTTCAACGACCTCATCGAGGCCGGATCCATGGCTGAGGCCAAGGCCCGCGGTAAGGTCAGGATTGAGGGCAAGGAATACGTCATGGCCGACGGCGACGTTGTGGAGTTCCGCTTCAACGTCTGA
- a CDS encoding DNA recombination protein RmuC, whose product MDAFALILALFMLLLGAFAGAAAAFFVLRRSAKGLEEDFDAVSSRLSEVSAQFAAADAERRLLAAQNRELGEARSQDGSVLRALAPVAEKLTAVQQQVALLERDRVEQYGQLAQQLQEARLSDEQLIRSTHALESALRSNSARGQWGEVQLRRVVEVSGMLRHVDFVEQVHSPGGDSSVRPDLVVQLPGEKQLVVDAKVPLSSYLEAQELGPDVRTAGGSSAFPAGPAPSNGHRSQQALLQAHAKALRAHVDSLGNKKYWDIPGNSPELVICFIPAESILATALMADAGLLDHALSKNVVLASPSTLLAVLKSVAFTWRQDVLTDSARELFELARQLYDRMGTLGENVTKLGSSLKSSVDRYNAMVGTLEARVLPTARKLNSLEESGLAAPPVVEATPRALAAPELQSDDEAA is encoded by the coding sequence ATGGATGCTTTCGCCTTAATTCTTGCTTTGTTTATGCTGCTGCTGGGCGCCTTCGCGGGTGCGGCGGCTGCGTTCTTTGTGCTTCGGAGAAGCGCCAAGGGCCTGGAGGAGGATTTCGACGCCGTATCGTCCCGGCTTTCAGAGGTCAGTGCGCAGTTCGCCGCGGCCGACGCCGAGCGGCGCCTTTTGGCGGCACAGAACAGGGAGTTGGGTGAAGCCAGGTCCCAGGACGGCAGCGTGCTGCGGGCGCTTGCCCCGGTGGCGGAGAAACTGACGGCCGTGCAGCAGCAGGTTGCGCTGCTTGAGCGTGACCGGGTGGAACAGTACGGCCAGCTTGCCCAGCAGCTTCAGGAAGCCCGGCTCTCGGATGAACAGCTGATCCGTTCCACCCATGCGCTGGAGTCCGCACTCCGGTCCAACAGCGCGCGGGGGCAGTGGGGCGAAGTCCAGCTGCGGCGCGTGGTGGAAGTGTCCGGGATGCTCCGGCACGTGGACTTCGTGGAACAGGTCCACAGTCCCGGGGGCGATTCCAGCGTGCGGCCGGACCTGGTGGTGCAGCTGCCCGGTGAAAAGCAGCTGGTGGTCGACGCCAAGGTTCCGCTGTCCTCCTACCTGGAAGCCCAGGAACTGGGCCCGGACGTCCGCACCGCGGGTGGTTCCAGCGCCTTCCCCGCCGGTCCGGCCCCAAGCAACGGCCACCGCAGCCAGCAGGCGCTGCTGCAGGCCCATGCCAAAGCGCTGCGGGCACACGTGGATTCCCTGGGCAATAAGAAGTACTGGGACATTCCCGGCAACTCCCCGGAGCTGGTGATCTGCTTCATCCCGGCTGAGTCAATTCTCGCCACGGCCCTCATGGCCGATGCCGGCCTCCTTGACCACGCACTCTCGAAGAACGTTGTCCTGGCCTCGCCCAGCACGCTCCTGGCCGTCTTGAAGTCGGTGGCATTCACGTGGCGTCAGGATGTCCTGACAGACAGTGCGCGGGAGCTGTTCGAACTGGCGCGGCAGCTGTACGACCGGATGGGAACCCTGGGCGAGAACGTCACCAAACTCGGGTCGTCGCTGAAGTCATCCGTGGACCGCTACAACGCCATGGTGGGGACGCTGGAAGCGCGTGTCCTTCCTACCGCCCGGAAACTGAACTCACTGGAAGAGTCCGGACTTGCCGCGCCGCCGGTGGTGGAAGCCACCCCGCGCGCCCTTGCTGCACCGGAACTCCAAAGCGATGACGAAGCCGCGTGA